A window of Dehalococcoidia bacterium contains these coding sequences:
- a CDS encoding amidohydrolase encodes MSDHGQLFYNGTVRTIDPGCPVAGSVAVREGKIIAVGTKDACLKALGKGYELIDMRGGALLPGFIDTHMHPVLLIFFAMNCDLGGVTSMADLQQKLRLALLRKSDDSWLIGLNFDEQSLREKRAPDRHDLDAVSTERPVAVIKHDGHSVFANTLAIEAAGITASTPDPEAGAIEREEGGFPSGKFRETALQLVMNSMPMPEMQVLMESARSTFQRLISLGLTSAGVVLQTSAEGPAGSAGAFDVTAMQLFSELCPLSLYSLLITPDLAGLDGLRNSSLNTGPNRLGGVKLFADGTFGSSTAYMYEPFSDNPEKSGLLMHTPDELYGLMAAAHNAGWQVCVHAIGDAANKLCVELYGKLLKEFPRRGCRHRLEHASIMDAEVIQQMAGLGVLVSTQPMFIHSEKGWLPWRLGAERCKTVYPLRSFLDAGIKVGGASDAPIESQDVLQAIGCCVTREGFEPHQCISIEQALRMYTLDAAYLQFEEDIKGSITQGKRADLVLLSDDPFKVQPDRIKDIEVVRTVVGGKVL; translated from the coding sequence ATGTCGGATCACGGTCAGCTTTTCTACAACGGCACAGTCCGCACCATCGACCCGGGCTGCCCTGTCGCCGGGTCAGTCGCAGTGCGGGAAGGGAAGATAATTGCCGTAGGGACAAAGGACGCCTGCTTAAAAGCGCTGGGGAAGGGGTATGAGTTGATCGATATGCGGGGCGGCGCCCTGTTGCCCGGTTTCATAGACACGCACATGCACCCGGTCCTGCTGATTTTTTTTGCCATGAATTGCGACCTGGGCGGTGTGACTTCCATGGCGGATCTGCAACAGAAGCTGCGCCTGGCCCTGCTGAGGAAGAGCGACGACTCCTGGTTGATCGGCCTGAACTTCGACGAGCAAAGCCTGCGTGAGAAACGGGCGCCCGACAGGCACGACCTGGACGCTGTCAGCACCGAAAGGCCGGTGGCCGTAATCAAGCATGACGGCCACTCGGTCTTCGCCAATACCCTGGCTATTGAAGCTGCCGGGATAACCGCTTCTACACCGGACCCCGAGGCGGGCGCCATAGAACGGGAAGAGGGAGGTTTCCCTTCGGGGAAATTCCGTGAAACCGCCCTGCAACTGGTGATGAACAGCATGCCCATGCCCGAAATGCAGGTCCTGATGGAAAGCGCCCGCAGCACTTTCCAGAGGCTGATCTCCCTGGGGCTGACCTCCGCCGGCGTCGTATTACAGACGAGCGCCGAAGGGCCGGCCGGCTCAGCCGGCGCCTTCGATGTCACCGCCATGCAGCTTTTCAGCGAGCTCTGCCCGCTCAGCCTTTATTCGCTGCTGATAACACCCGATTTGGCCGGATTGGACGGGCTGCGAAACAGCTCCCTCAACACCGGTCCAAACCGGCTGGGGGGAGTTAAGCTCTTCGCGGACGGCACTTTCGGGTCCTCCACCGCTTACATGTATGAGCCTTTCTCGGACAATCCTGAAAAAAGCGGCTTGCTGATGCACACGCCGGATGAGCTGTACGGGCTTATGGCTGCGGCTCACAATGCGGGATGGCAGGTGTGTGTACACGCCATCGGGGATGCCGCCAACAAGCTGTGCGTGGAACTTTATGGAAAGCTACTTAAAGAGTTTCCCCGCCGGGGTTGCCGCCACCGCCTCGAGCATGCTTCCATCATGGATGCGGAAGTGATTCAGCAAATGGCCGGGCTGGGCGTTTTGGTTTCCACACAACCCATGTTCATACACTCCGAGAAAGGCTGGCTGCCGTGGAGATTGGGGGCGGAGCGCTGTAAAACGGTCTACCCCCTGCGGTCATTCCTGGATGCCGGCATTAAAGTGGGAGGCGCTTCCGATGCGCCGATAGAGTCCCAGGATGTGCTTCAGGCTATTGGGTGTTGCGTCACCCGCGAGGGCTTCGAGCCCCACCAGTGCATCTCGATCGAGCAAGCTTTGCGCATGTACACGCTGGACGCCGCCTACCTGCAATTCGAAGAAGATATCAAGGGCAGCATCACGCAGGGCAAGCGAGCCGACCTGGTTCTTTTAAGCGACGATCCCTTTAAGGTGCAGCCGGACAGGATCAAGGACATCGAAGTGGTGAGGACGGTGGTGGGCGGGAAAGTGTTGTAA
- a CDS encoding mandelate racemase/muconate lactonizing enzyme family protein encodes MKIAEIELFHLNIPLKETFWPTWIPGYPQTHNRFTLIRIRTDDGIEGYSAGTAMGTERQGLGDLLGGYLLGSDPTDIDRIQSLLKQAGILGWLNFWIEPACWDIIGKAKGKPVYELLGGTARPIEVYNSFGELHEPGPRIQELLALKEQGFKTFKLRAKAMEFKDDVRLIEEVRKGVGPDPVIGVDANQGWLVSIVDRIPAWDLKRATDFAKACADNKIEWLEEPLDWHDYDGLAALKKASPVKIAGGELNHGWDEIKIMFEKDCFHIYQPDATFAGGIQQVMKVIDACHKHNRIFSPHTWTSGIGFYIGWNLVLADTGNTHPLEYPNEPPSWIPQFREGIIEPIIPDKNAMLQPFTRPGLGFEIDKKLLKKYGTRFYHQTEKGLAFKVIREKGLKTALELKKRKAG; translated from the coding sequence ATGAAAATCGCTGAGATCGAACTGTTTCACCTTAATATCCCCCTGAAAGAGACATTCTGGCCGACATGGATACCCGGCTACCCTCAGACGCATAACCGGTTTACTCTGATCAGGATACGCACTGACGACGGTATCGAGGGCTACTCAGCCGGCACGGCCATGGGCACCGAGCGGCAGGGTTTGGGAGACCTGCTGGGTGGCTATTTATTGGGCTCCGACCCAACAGACATCGACCGCATTCAGAGCCTGTTAAAGCAGGCGGGTATCCTGGGCTGGCTGAACTTCTGGATTGAGCCTGCCTGCTGGGACATCATAGGCAAGGCCAAAGGTAAGCCGGTCTACGAACTTCTGGGCGGCACCGCCAGGCCTATCGAGGTTTACAACTCCTTCGGCGAGCTGCACGAGCCCGGCCCGCGCATACAGGAGCTGCTGGCTTTGAAAGAGCAGGGCTTTAAAACCTTTAAGCTGCGTGCCAAGGCCATGGAGTTCAAAGACGACGTTCGGCTGATCGAAGAGGTGCGCAAGGGCGTAGGGCCCGACCCTGTCATCGGCGTGGACGCCAACCAGGGCTGGCTGGTCTCCATCGTCGACCGCATACCGGCCTGGGACCTGAAGCGCGCCACCGACTTCGCCAAAGCCTGCGCGGATAATAAAATCGAGTGGCTGGAGGAGCCGCTGGACTGGCACGACTATGACGGTCTGGCCGCCCTCAAAAAAGCATCGCCGGTCAAGATAGCGGGCGGGGAGCTCAACCACGGGTGGGATGAGATTAAAATAATGTTCGAGAAGGACTGCTTTCACATTTATCAGCCCGATGCCACGTTTGCCGGGGGCATACAGCAGGTTATGAAAGTTATCGATGCCTGCCACAAGCACAACCGCATCTTTTCACCGCATACCTGGACCAGCGGCATCGGCTTCTACATCGGCTGGAACCTGGTACTGGCCGATACGGGCAATACCCATCCGCTGGAATACCCCAACGAGCCGCCCTCCTGGATACCTCAGTTCCGCGAGGGTATCATCGAGCCCATCATCCCCGATAAGAACGCCATGCTGCAGCCCTTCACACGCCCGGGACTGGGCTTCGAGATCGATAAAAAGCTGCTTAAAAAGTACGGCACGCGCTTCTACCACCAGACGGAGAAGGGGTTGGCCTTCAAGGTAATCCGCGAGAAGGGGCTGAAGACGGCGCTGGAGCTAAAGAAGCGGAAAGCAGGATAG
- a CDS encoding sodium:solute symporter family protein → MASVSWVDIGIILVYLAGMVAVGIWTSRKIKNLTDYSLAGKSLGFLVMIGTLVGAAIGAASTMGKAGKAYELGIIFVTAGLGYIAGLVVFGLLSGRLRKLGIWTIPDALFKRYGKGINLACGAAMFITVIALFGGQIIGIGLIFTAVGQSLGLTYTTSIILAGVVMILYTVLGGLFAVAYTDLIQTVIMLVSIGVILPIFILANDSGSILAGAWQSAASGTGPGISPLYLISIWIIDFCFCLVDPGLWQRANAATSGKVIRNSMFITAGVYVYWSVVVVLLGILGIFLVPNIVQNYGSTDAVIPVMIVKYLPMGLVGLCLAGLMAVMMSTASVALLISGTTVANDLIKAARPQTSETKLLLWAKLVIILVGALGIVFAMVMRGIFDILLLAFAVYVSAVFIPAMAAFFWKKATRQGAIVSSIVSTIVCVALYAVKQFVEIPWLEPIVISLLVSLILMWAVSRATYKPESATPKLILSGGNQ, encoded by the coding sequence ATGGCTTCTGTAAGCTGGGTGGATATCGGCATCATCCTGGTTTACCTGGCCGGCATGGTGGCCGTGGGCATCTGGACCAGCCGAAAGATCAAAAATCTTACGGATTACTCTCTGGCGGGCAAATCGCTGGGCTTCCTGGTGATGATCGGAACGCTGGTAGGCGCCGCCATCGGCGCAGCCTCCACCATGGGAAAAGCAGGCAAAGCCTATGAGTTGGGGATCATCTTCGTCACAGCCGGCCTGGGCTACATCGCCGGACTGGTCGTCTTCGGGCTGCTCTCGGGCAGGCTGCGCAAACTGGGTATCTGGACTATCCCGGACGCGCTCTTCAAAAGATACGGCAAGGGCATCAACCTGGCCTGCGGCGCCGCCATGTTCATCACGGTCATCGCTCTGTTCGGCGGGCAGATCATCGGCATAGGCCTCATATTCACGGCGGTGGGCCAATCTCTGGGACTGACCTATACCACCTCGATTATACTGGCCGGCGTCGTCATGATCCTCTATACCGTGCTGGGCGGCCTGTTTGCCGTCGCCTACACCGACCTGATACAGACCGTCATCATGCTGGTTAGTATCGGTGTAATCCTGCCGATCTTCATCCTCGCCAACGATTCCGGCTCGATACTGGCGGGGGCCTGGCAATCAGCCGCCTCGGGCACCGGGCCCGGCATATCCCCGCTTTACCTCATATCCATCTGGATCATAGATTTCTGCTTCTGCCTGGTGGATCCCGGGCTGTGGCAACGGGCCAATGCCGCGACCAGCGGAAAAGTCATCAGGAACTCGATGTTCATCACGGCCGGTGTTTACGTATACTGGTCTGTTGTGGTCGTGTTGCTCGGTATCCTCGGCATCTTCCTGGTGCCGAATATCGTGCAGAATTACGGCTCCACCGATGCAGTCATCCCGGTGATGATCGTGAAATATCTGCCGATGGGACTTGTCGGCCTGTGCCTGGCCGGCCTGATGGCCGTGATGATGAGCACTGCCTCGGTTGCGCTGCTCATATCAGGCACCACCGTTGCCAACGACCTGATCAAGGCAGCCCGCCCTCAGACCAGCGAAACCAAATTGCTGCTGTGGGCCAAGCTGGTGATCATTCTGGTCGGGGCGCTGGGCATTGTTTTTGCGATGGTGATGCGCGGAATCTTCGACATACTGCTGCTGGCCTTTGCCGTGTACGTATCGGCGGTTTTCATCCCGGCCATGGCGGCCTTCTTCTGGAAAAAGGCCACCCGCCAGGGCGCCATAGTCAGCAGCATCGTATCAACTATAGTCTGTGTGGCCCTTTACGCCGTCAAACAATTCGTTGAAATACCCTGGCTGGAGCCCATCGTGATCAGCCTGCTGGTGAGCCTGATACTGATGTGGGCCGTGAGCAGGGCGACCTATAAACCGGAAAGCGCGACACCAAAATTAATCTTATCAGGGGGTAACCAATGA
- a CDS encoding aromatic amino acid transport family protein translates to MNERHRRLTLFEAAAVVAGLGFGGGVMAVPYLASLNGIMDLIIIALAAYAFSLLLHLMVVEVVLREDKPQQLVELFGKYVFKQTWWGKALTWIIFALVLVTFYALLAGYIVGCAELLSNLFPALPLWAGEVITYIIAAGIVLAGLKAVGVSEKWSIISIAIVLLVLSVISFAYPFNALPLWSGDAAKILALYGMVMFCLTCLFSVPQAAEGLSWNKKLVPGAVVLGITINLIFTLVISIMASLVSKPVTEVAIIGWGNAVGTWALVLGSVFAFLGLLTSYWSIGYALAIVIVERLKWGYRLSWLVATVPGFLMAIFGLAGFLEYMRYAGGAMAVLMALLIPPALLISRRENANIMPAFSMGKWGNIFICVLVFIAYLLMAVGSLIPVN, encoded by the coding sequence ATGAACGAGCGCCACAGGCGACTGACTTTATTTGAAGCGGCTGCGGTCGTAGCCGGGCTGGGATTCGGCGGCGGAGTGATGGCCGTGCCTTACCTGGCTTCTCTGAACGGGATAATGGACCTGATTATAATCGCACTGGCGGCCTATGCTTTCAGTCTGCTACTGCACCTGATGGTAGTGGAGGTCGTACTGCGGGAAGACAAGCCGCAGCAACTGGTTGAGCTTTTCGGAAAATATGTTTTCAAGCAGACCTGGTGGGGGAAGGCCCTGACCTGGATTATCTTCGCCCTGGTGCTGGTTACTTTCTATGCGCTGCTGGCAGGGTACATCGTCGGTTGCGCCGAGCTTTTGAGCAACCTCTTCCCGGCGCTGCCGCTGTGGGCCGGGGAGGTCATTACCTACATAATAGCCGCCGGCATCGTGCTGGCCGGGTTGAAAGCGGTAGGAGTAAGCGAGAAATGGTCCATTATCAGCATCGCTATAGTGCTGCTGGTGCTGTCTGTCATATCTTTCGCATATCCCTTCAATGCGCTGCCCCTCTGGAGCGGCGACGCGGCAAAGATCCTGGCCCTCTACGGCATGGTTATGTTCTGTCTGACCTGCCTTTTCTCGGTTCCGCAAGCGGCGGAGGGGCTTTCCTGGAATAAGAAACTTGTTCCGGGCGCGGTGGTGCTGGGCATCACTATAAATCTAATTTTCACCCTGGTCATCTCTATCATGGCATCGCTGGTTTCTAAACCGGTGACCGAGGTGGCCATCATCGGCTGGGGCAACGCGGTGGGCACATGGGCACTGGTACTGGGATCGGTTTTCGCTTTCCTGGGGCTGCTGACCAGCTACTGGAGCATAGGCTATGCTCTGGCGATAGTAATCGTCGAGCGTCTGAAATGGGGCTATCGCCTATCCTGGCTGGTCGCAACCGTCCCCGGCTTCCTCATGGCAATATTCGGACTGGCAGGCTTTCTGGAATACATGCGCTATGCGGGAGGGGCCATGGCTGTCCTGATGGCGCTGCTCATACCGCCGGCGCTGTTGATCAGCCGCAGGGAGAACGCTAATATTATGCCCGCCTTCAGCATGGGTAAATGGGGCAACATCTTTATCTGCGTACTGGTGTTCATCGCCTATCTGCTGATGGCGGTGGGCTCACTGATTCCTGTTAACTGA
- a CDS encoding acetate--CoA ligase, translating to MAEKVVEQVEERKVAGMLPPHVKEFYRKAEADLDGFWEEAALSARHDLHWFKMWDKVFEHNYPTFKWYVGGKTNICYSAVDFKVKMGKGAKAALIYENGDTGEVRTVTYIQLLNLVKKYAAALRGIGIKKGDRVAVYMPMGVEAVGTMLACARIGAVHVVIFAGFSPRAIADRVELSGAKYLICKARGTRRGKPVDLKEMVDDAITRLPKEIGFKHTVVLDEPHDKNIPMTAGRDIFWKDFLAKGAGQSGDYVEMEANETLFLLPTSGTTAKPKVSVQCHGGYQVYVYSMGKWIYDLKASDIWFSTSDIGWIVGHSYNVYGPLLHGCTSILYEGTPDYPNNEMWFDIIERNRVTGMFTSPTGIRALARFGVEPAHKHDLTSLKRVVCAGEVLNPAAWKWFQEDVFRGSIPVIDHMWQTETSGAIIGNPYGLGMAPIKPGSATFPTPGVITDIVDEKDGHSMGVGEKGIMVIKKPFPGLTPTLWGDPERYKTDYWEARPGTKGMYYAGDAASKDEDGYIWFAGRADEVIKIAAHRIGTVEVENALVSHPAVVEAAVTGVPDELRGEIASAFVVLRAGYEPSDALKKELIDHVRKEMGAIVVMKDIGFIKMLPKTRSGKIMRRVIKALLMGKDLGDLSTIEEEASVDEIKEAIGKIGKL from the coding sequence ATGGCAGAGAAAGTAGTGGAACAGGTTGAAGAGCGAAAAGTAGCCGGTATGCTGCCCCCGCATGTAAAGGAGTTTTACAGGAAGGCCGAGGCAGACCTGGATGGCTTTTGGGAAGAGGCGGCGCTGAGTGCCAGGCATGACCTTCATTGGTTTAAGATGTGGGACAAGGTCTTCGAACACAATTACCCCACCTTCAAATGGTATGTGGGCGGCAAGACCAATATCTGCTACAGCGCAGTGGATTTCAAGGTCAAGATGGGCAAGGGCGCCAAGGCGGCCCTCATCTATGAGAACGGCGACACCGGCGAGGTGCGGACCGTCACCTATATCCAGCTTCTGAACCTCGTGAAAAAATATGCTGCCGCTCTACGGGGAATCGGCATAAAGAAGGGAGACCGCGTGGCGGTCTATATGCCGATGGGCGTGGAGGCGGTGGGGACCATGCTGGCCTGCGCCAGGATAGGGGCGGTGCACGTGGTCATCTTCGCAGGCTTCTCCCCCAGGGCTATTGCCGACCGCGTTGAGCTGAGCGGCGCTAAATATTTGATCTGCAAGGCGCGCGGCACGCGCCGCGGCAAGCCCGTTGATCTCAAGGAGATGGTCGATGACGCTATCACCCGACTCCCTAAAGAGATCGGCTTTAAGCATACGGTTGTACTGGATGAGCCGCATGATAAAAACATTCCCATGACCGCCGGGCGTGATATCTTCTGGAAAGACTTTTTGGCCAAGGGAGCCGGTCAGAGCGGCGACTACGTCGAGATGGAGGCCAACGAGACGCTCTTCCTGCTGCCGACATCGGGCACCACGGCCAAACCCAAGGTCAGCGTTCAGTGCCACGGCGGCTACCAGGTCTATGTGTACTCCATGGGCAAATGGATCTACGACCTTAAAGCCAGCGATATCTGGTTCTCCACCTCGGATATAGGCTGGATCGTGGGCCACAGCTACAATGTATACGGCCCGCTGCTGCACGGCTGCACCTCGATTTTATATGAAGGAACGCCCGATTATCCCAATAACGAGATGTGGTTCGACATTATCGAACGCAACCGGGTGACCGGCATGTTCACATCCCCCACGGGCATCAGGGCCCTGGCCAGGTTCGGCGTAGAGCCGGCGCATAAACATGACCTGACGTCACTTAAGAGAGTTGTCTGCGCAGGGGAGGTGCTCAATCCGGCTGCCTGGAAATGGTTCCAGGAAGATGTCTTCAGGGGCAGCATTCCTGTCATCGACCACATGTGGCAGACTGAGACCTCGGGCGCCATTATCGGCAATCCCTACGGCCTGGGCATGGCGCCCATCAAACCTGGCTCGGCCACATTCCCCACCCCCGGTGTGATAACGGATATTGTGGACGAGAAGGACGGACATTCCATGGGCGTCGGTGAAAAGGGCATCATGGTCATCAAGAAACCCTTCCCCGGCCTTACACCCACCCTGTGGGGCGATCCTGAACGCTACAAGACCGACTACTGGGAAGCCCGGCCCGGCACCAAGGGCATGTACTATGCCGGCGATGCCGCCTCGAAGGATGAGGACGGCTATATCTGGTTCGCCGGCCGCGCTGACGAGGTCATCAAGATAGCCGCTCACCGCATCGGCACCGTCGAGGTTGAGAATGCGCTTGTATCGCACCCCGCCGTGGTTGAAGCCGCTGTGACGGGTGTTCCGGATGAACTGCGCGGCGAGATTGCCAGCGCCTTCGTAGTGCTGCGGGCCGGCTATGAGCCCAGCGACGCCCTCAAGAAGGAGCTGATCGACCATGTCAGGAAGGAGATGGGCGCCATCGTGGTGATGAAGGACATCGGCTTCATAAAGATGCTGCCCAAGACGCGCAGCGGCAAGATCATGCGCCGCGTCATCAAGGCATTGCTGATGGGCAAAGACCTGGGCGACCTCTCCACTATCGAGGAAGAGGCCTCTGTTGACGAGATCAAGGAAGCCATCGGCAAGATAGGCAAGCTTTAA
- the mutL gene encoding DNA mismatch repair endonuclease MutL, with protein sequence MPIKVLPPEVTSKIAAGEVIERPASVVKELIENSLDAGATEINIEANNGGVSYLRVSDNGCGLSAAEAEIAIKRHATSKITGLKDLEHINTLGFRGEALPSIASVAEVEILTRDSGSSAASYLRIENGRTTVREKKSRPQGTTVTVRRLFQNFPARLKFLKSATTESAHIAALVSQFALAYPEVQFELVSDGHTTLRTTGDAELRSAVSVIYGLDIARKMMEVEGINGQLYIQGLASPPSVQRSSRSYLSFFVNRRYVRNSILAKAVETAYEGLLMTGRHPLAVINIAIPPEEVDVNVHPTKLEVKFRNNNDVFTAIVKTVRDTLSKSPLPSARPDLEEASARPLWEPHATEVPALRTLGQLSSSYILAEGEEGLYLVDQHAAHERILFEKIMAQRTDGQLDVQGMLEPLALELSPAQVQALAGCSNLLSELGFTIEPFGGNTCLVRAVPSVLSGAALRDTIVEILDEMGVEKDPGKRDLKAARLIACHGAIRAGHKLDAGEQAELIKQLAATAQPRTCPHGRPTMLHLSSQQLKREFGRTQ encoded by the coding sequence ATGCCCATCAAGGTACTCCCGCCCGAGGTAACTTCGAAGATCGCAGCCGGTGAAGTCATAGAGCGTCCCGCCTCTGTGGTCAAGGAGTTGATAGAGAACTCCCTGGACGCGGGCGCTACAGAGATCAATATCGAGGCCAACAACGGCGGTGTCAGCTACCTGCGCGTGTCTGACAATGGGTGCGGGCTTTCGGCGGCCGAGGCGGAGATAGCGATCAAGCGGCATGCCACCAGTAAGATCACAGGGCTGAAAGATCTCGAGCATATCAATACGCTCGGTTTCAGGGGAGAAGCCCTACCCAGCATTGCATCCGTGGCCGAGGTTGAGATATTGACACGCGACTCCGGCAGCAGCGCCGCCAGCTACCTGCGCATAGAGAACGGCAGGACCACTGTCCGAGAGAAAAAAAGCCGTCCGCAGGGTACCACCGTAACGGTTCGGCGGCTCTTCCAGAACTTTCCGGCCAGGTTGAAATTCCTGAAATCCGCCACCACCGAGTCCGCACATATAGCCGCGCTGGTGAGCCAGTTTGCGCTGGCCTATCCCGAAGTGCAGTTCGAGCTGGTCAGCGACGGCCACACCACCCTGCGCACCACCGGGGACGCGGAGCTGCGGTCGGCGGTGTCCGTGATTTACGGCCTGGACATCGCCAGGAAAATGATGGAGGTGGAGGGAATAAATGGACAGCTTTACATTCAGGGCCTGGCCAGCCCGCCTTCCGTGCAGCGCTCCAGCCGCAGCTACCTGAGCTTCTTCGTCAACCGGCGCTACGTGCGCAACTCAATACTGGCCAAAGCGGTTGAGACCGCCTACGAAGGACTGCTGATGACGGGCAGGCATCCGCTGGCGGTAATCAATATCGCCATTCCTCCGGAGGAGGTGGATGTCAACGTCCATCCCACCAAGCTCGAGGTAAAATTCCGCAATAACAACGACGTCTTCACGGCCATCGTGAAAACAGTGAGGGATACCCTGTCAAAGTCGCCGCTGCCATCGGCGCGGCCGGATCTCGAAGAGGCATCGGCCCGCCCCCTGTGGGAACCCCATGCCACGGAGGTCCCCGCTTTAAGGACGCTGGGGCAGCTTTCCTCCAGCTATATTCTGGCGGAGGGCGAGGAGGGCCTCTACCTGGTTGATCAGCATGCGGCCCATGAACGTATACTGTTCGAAAAAATAATGGCGCAGAGGACGGACGGCCAGCTCGATGTGCAGGGCATGCTGGAACCTCTGGCGCTGGAGCTTTCGCCCGCCCAGGTACAGGCACTGGCAGGTTGCTCCAACCTGCTGAGCGAGCTCGGGTTCACCATCGAGCCCTTCGGCGGCAATACCTGCCTGGTGCGCGCGGTGCCATCGGTGTTGAGCGGCGCGGCACTGAGGGATACCATCGTAGAAATACTTGATGAGATGGGAGTCGAAAAGGATCCGGGCAAGCGGGACTTAAAAGCCGCCCGCTTAATCGCCTGCCACGGCGCTATCAGGGCAGGCCATAAACTGGATGCGGGCGAACAGGCGGAGCTTATCAAACAGCTTGCGGCCACCGCTCAGCCGCGCACCTGTCCCCACGGACGGCCAACCATGCTGCACCTCAGCTCACAACAGCTCAAGAGGGAGTTCGGCCGGACTCAATAG
- a CDS encoding mandelate racemase/muconate lactonizing enzyme family protein, whose translation MTGKDRNAPRIVSIELTPVVIPFQEIVRDAMSKAGGLGMAIPAEEAWTGIDCAICVMVDEAGNVGLGESYVWWPETGTSPNQIIEVIRQALARYVLGESPFDAEKICRRMDNNVARSEAAKGLLDMACYDLMGKVRGVPACEIMGGKAVDIPLAALIPLMDPDSMVFLSKLFFDDGYRTLRLKLGHGVAEDVAILQAVRKEFGKQVRIRVDYNQAYSPQEAVKAIKAIEPFSIDVAEQPVAATDYVGMAFVQKRVKTPLMSHEGCFSLGDIITLAELGAIRVVGINTERPGGITAALKAMDFATEHGMKIVIHNQSAGISSAALIHLAAARLPTLGHAVELFGYVMLEDDLITFPVDYSGGTARLPAGSGWGVTLDTAALDKYATGPTVKLTMP comes from the coding sequence TTGACAGGAAAGGACAGGAACGCGCCCCGCATTGTCAGCATCGAGCTCACGCCTGTCGTCATACCCTTCCAGGAGATAGTCCGCGATGCTATGAGCAAGGCGGGCGGCCTGGGAATGGCTATCCCGGCGGAGGAAGCCTGGACAGGCATCGATTGCGCCATCTGCGTAATGGTCGATGAAGCGGGCAACGTCGGTCTGGGGGAATCCTACGTCTGGTGGCCCGAGACCGGCACCTCGCCCAATCAGATCATCGAGGTTATCCGTCAGGCTCTGGCCAGGTATGTGCTGGGCGAGAGCCCCTTCGACGCTGAGAAGATCTGCCGCCGCATGGATAACAACGTAGCGCGCTCCGAGGCGGCCAAAGGACTTCTGGATATGGCCTGCTACGACCTGATGGGCAAGGTCAGAGGCGTCCCGGCCTGCGAAATCATGGGAGGAAAAGCGGTGGACATCCCGCTGGCCGCGCTGATACCACTGATGGACCCGGATAGCATGGTTTTCCTGTCAAAGCTGTTCTTCGATGACGGGTACAGGACTTTACGCCTGAAGCTGGGCCACGGGGTAGCCGAGGACGTCGCCATACTGCAGGCCGTGAGGAAGGAATTCGGCAAGCAGGTGCGCATACGGGTTGACTACAATCAAGCTTATTCGCCACAGGAAGCCGTTAAAGCTATTAAGGCTATTGAACCTTTTAGTATCGATGTTGCCGAGCAGCCCGTGGCCGCCACCGATTATGTGGGAATGGCTTTCGTGCAAAAGCGCGTAAAAACACCGCTTATGTCACATGAGGGCTGCTTCTCTCTGGGCGATATAATCACTCTGGCTGAGCTTGGCGCTATACGAGTGGTCGGCATCAATACGGAACGTCCGGGCGGCATAACGGCTGCGCTCAAGGCTATGGATTTTGCCACTGAACACGGGATGAAAATAGTCATCCATAACCAGTCGGCCGGCATATCATCTGCAGCCCTGATTCACCTGGCGGCGGCCCGCCTGCCGACGCTGGGACATGCCGTCGAGCTCTTCGGTTATGTCATGCTGGAGGATGATCTCATCACGTTTCCTGTAGATTACAGCGGAGGCACCGCCAGGCTCCCGGCGGGATCCGGCTGGGGCGTTACGCTGGATACGGCGGCGCTGGATAAATACGCCACCGGCCCGACGGTCAAACTCACCATGCCCTGA